TGGAGAGTCGATTCCCACTGCTTTCCGACCAGTTTGGAACAAGAATCAGGCTCCTATTTGATAGAACAGAACCAGATTTAGACCTTGAATTGGATTCATACTGAATTGGAAATGGAGGCAGATTGCTTAATGTAAAGCTCTTTTCACACATGCAGTATTCCCTTTATCTTAGACCATCTTTACCCTTTATTATAATAAACCCTCAGGTTATTCTGAGTTGCATTGTCAATACAGTTCACAGTATTTCAACCAGTCCCCCTGACTGTTTGTCGAGCCAGTGCTTTTAGTGATGCTGGAGCACACGCTGATGTTCCCTTATCGCCGAGTCGTGTGAACGGCCACAAGACGGGAACGTTCTTGAACGGAGCTCCATGTTGGAACAGTGGAAATTCCCAGGGGTCTGCAATGTTATCCCTGTCCTCCATGAAACTTGTTTTAGACCAGTAAAGAACAAGTTTCAGACTGCTTTTAGGACTGTTTAGAGGAAGTTTTAGATACAATTTCAGATCCGACCCCAACTTGAGGGACTCACCAGTGGTTTGGAGTCGCTGAGGACGTGGTACTGGAGGAACTGATGCAGCATGTAGAAGCGGTTGTGTTGAACCAACGTCTTGATCACCAGCTCATACAGGTAGTGCTACAGGAAACACCTCATCTTAATAAACACATAGAGGGGCCGCAGGACACAATGAAGTATGACATGATGAGGTACCTGCACGGTGATCTGGGACTGGTTCAGGGACCGGATGTACTCCATCAGCACCGCAATGATGAACTTATGGCAAACGCCCTGCAACCaacatgcagagagagggacCTTTTTAAGGGATTAATGCGTGTGTAATCTCTCTGTGAAAGCCGACAGGACacgtacgtgtacgtgtgcgtgtaccCCGTGTACGTACCTTTCTCTCTGTGAACGAAGACAggacgtgtgtgtacatgtctgaCTGATCGATGACCGCCTGGGTTCTGACAGGTCTCTTCTGGGCGGCGCTGTTCCGACTCGGCCCAGACTCCATGGCCTGGGACACACATCAGTGTAGCTCATTGTAAACCAGTGGGGAAGGGCTCTTCACAGACAGCGTATCCTTCCTAGTCTTGATGGAGGCCTCACTCACCAGCGTGTACATCTGCTCCGCCTCCAGGTACTCCTTGTACACCTGGTTGAGCTTGTCAAAGACCGTGGCCACGACGGGGAGActgcctctttctcctccttccaggactgacacacacacacacacacacacacacacacacacacacacacacacacacacacacacacacacacacacacacacacacacacacacacacacacacacacacacacctttattaGTCCCTGAGGAGCAAATTTGGTTTTACAGGCAACCCatcctaaataaataaaaaaaaagtgcattaGTATACAATTTTTAAAATAAGTAAGCATCAATCATACATCACCCTGTATACAGATGTGCGATCAAGGACCAAGATAAGCGCACTGAGGTGAGGTCAGGATTTATAATGTAAGAAGCAGGGGGACACAACATGAGAGAAGAAATGTGCTCTGCAGCATCAACTCGAGCATTGTTGGAGCATTGAAGACGTGGTACGGAGCAGTACTCCCTGATAGTAGAAGATAGCGTAAACACAAGCAGACCGGTGACAAAGGAAGACTAAGAGGACGACAGACGGGTGAACAGAGGGGGACGTACTCTGGGAGCAGACGGAGAGGATGACCATTTTGCAGTCTCGCCGGCGCAACAGGAAGTCCATGAGCTTGCCTTTGTCCTGCTGCAGGTGGACTGTGGGGGGCAGCTTCACCTGCAGGTACCACAggtagcctgcacacacacacattgagaggGAGCCTGGGGGCACCGTCTCCGAGACTGACGGGGAACTGGGAAtagtggtgtgtctgtgttgagtATGTGCCTCTGTGTTATAGTTTGTGCACCTTTttatagtgtgtgtctgtttggagTGTGTGACTCTGTGTTATAGAGGTTGTGTCTCCTTATAGTGAGTGTCTCTATATTCTAAAGTGTCTctgtgttatagtgtgtgtgtgtgtgtgtgtgttgtgtgtctccaTGTTACAGAGTTGAAGTGTTGAGTGTGTGCTCATCACACTCACCTTCACTTGCACTGATGATGATATCTGGTTGAAACACACTCCAGGAGGAAGAGTCTGGGACAGCCGGTGAAGGTTGTCATGACGGCACTGGTTGGCAATATGACAACATATTGTAGTGTATAATGCGCAGTACTTCAAAACATACTATTTCTAGTACAGTGGAAAACCATCCAGCCATATCCAGATGCTGCATTTTGTGGACAACCGTGGATTAGTGCACACGGTGTAGGGCTGGTGAAGGATACAGAGTTGGCAAGGGACCGGAGGCTGAGAGGGAACTACCACTGGacctggagaaagagaaagagaaagagaaagagaaagagaaagagaaagagacagagacagagacagagacagagacagagacagagacagagacagacagacagacagacagacagacagacagacagacagacagacagacagacagacagacagatcgatGATCACTATTTCACTTGGTTTCAAACTTTTTAACTAATTTGccaatgtaaatgtttattttccatgcCAATACATCTTGTTTGACatcaaaaaatgaaagaaagacaAGAAGCTCAGTTTGACTATATtttcaaatacacacatttgtcCCACGAGAGAAAGAATCGAATGAGAGAAGAAGatgttgtctgtctgtgtacccGTCAGTGGTATCCGGTAGGGGTGTATGGACCGGGCAGGAAGGacaggttggtgtgtgttgagggCACAGTCTGGCTCTCTGAGGTGGATATCGTAGATTAAAGaggtctggaacacacacacacaaattaaataCAGAAAGGCTCACATCCATCtcgggtgttttgaaaggcgcctctaaattaaatgtattattattattattattattatctccacccacacccacacccacacccacacccaactGACCTGTGTGCTCTGGTGGTGCACAACCACCAAGTTGTCCACGATATTCAGAGCAAACTTCCCAGTGGTGTTGAGCTTCAACACATGGCTCTTCTTACACAGCCCTTCTCTAGAAACACACCTCAGTATTAACATGGCCCATCTCTAAAAACACACCTCAGTATTAACATGGCTCTTCTCTAGAAACACACCTCAGTATTAACATGGCCCATCTCTAAAAACACACCTCAGTATTTAACATGGCTCTTCTCAAAAAACACCTCAGTATTAACATGGTGGgtacagtgtgtgcgtgcgtgcgtgcgtgtgcgtgcgtgcgtgtgtgtgtgcgtgcgtgttaccGTGGTAGATGGTATAGCACCACCTCAGCACTGGGACTGTTGGCGGTCCTGGAGTGGTGCTTGAGGTACATCACGTAGAGCTGCCCATAACtatgagaggggcagagagggatTTGGAAAGCCAGTTATGTTAGGTCATGTCTTTTTGAAGAATTTACAATGATAAACATTTTTTACAGCTACTTCCAAAAGCAGGGAAGACGGTGGAGAAAGTATCTATCCCCACAACCCTGCCCCAATGACAATCTCAGACTCACATGGTTGCCATAGCGATGTCTCTCTCCGACAGACTGAGTTTTGCGGGCTTTGGGACGACCGGCAGCTCGATCTCAAACTTGGTCATTTTGGACAATGTCCCATTCTGGGAACAAGGGAAGAACATCTTGCTTAACGATATCAGTCTACTTCTATTATTTGACCAGTCAACAGAAAGTAAAcaacataacataaaaaaacgaaacaccaccataagaaaaaaacatttgcaaacTGTTATTACAACCCAACTGAGATCATTATCAAGATTTCAGCTTAAAGCCAACTACACCTAGACCCCACCCACTACACAGACCCATCCCACTATACCTAGACCCCACCCACTACACAGACCCATCCCATTATACCTAGACCCAATCCACTACACACAGACCCAACCCACTATACCTAGACCCAATCCACTACACACAGACCCATCCCACTATACCTAGACCCCACCCACTACACACAGACCCAACCCACTATACCTAGACCCCACCCACTACACACAGACCCAACCCACTATACCTAGACCCCATCCACTACACACAGACCCAACCCACTATACCTAGACCCCACCCACTACACACAGACCCAACCCACTATACCTAGACCCCATCCACTACACACAGACCCAACCCACTATACCTAGACCCCATCCACTACACACAGACCCAACCCACTATACCTAGACCCCATCCACTATACCTAGACCCCACCAACTACACTTAGACCCCACCCACTACACACAGACCCCACCCACCCTGAAGACGAAGGGCTGCAGCACGTTGCCCTGCCCGGAGGTGGAAAGCAGCAGCACGGCCGTCTCGGGGCAGTACTGGTACCAGTTCACACTGAGGCTCTGGCTCTTTATTAGCTTCACGCTGCGCTTGTCTGGGAACACCTGcagggggccgggggagggagggagagaggtagggacAAGGGACGATAACAAGGATGTTACTGATATTTATAATGCTTGTATGTGATGCATAAGCCCTAGAGACCGGCGACAGAGACTTGGCGGTACGGTATGTTGTTTACAGTATGCAACCTAAGTGTAGTGTATGGCTTTTGAATAATGTGAATTGAaacaaatccaccagtggccgcattgtactttgaaagctggtgggcagcatgtcttcgactacaagggcagaaggaaaggatgccaagccaattagtcaaatcaggcctactcttaatttttaaaactaaataaaataatctgGGCCTATCATTTAGCCTATTTTttccctcaatgactgaagctattggtaaattggctatgtttattttcagcttaaaaaaaaaaataaaagaccaaaagtgatgccatttaaaatgcatcatgctctgaatcattcactaacatcctttccacaatatcaaactatttacatgggctgtaagcctaacattgtttgaggcaaatgtggatgttaatggatgtttcagaatgttggtccAGACGCTGGACCAACATTAAGGTCCAGCGTTAAGCCAATTAACATTGAGGGACATTTTTAGAACATGTCAATCCTCCTCGCAGCTCGGCCGCGGGCAGCCCGGCCGCAGGTTCCGCAGCCCGGCAGCGGGCTACGGAGACGTCATTCTAAGCGAACAGAGCTGCAACGAAGGCAAACAACTGAGCGGGTTCGTTGGTTCTCGTAGGATAGACTTGACgggataacccctccctccgggctgctccacagccaggactcctgcttattggttcatagcgcagccagggCTCCAGCCAATTCGTGAATAGACGTAGGCGGGATCCAGATCCCTTAGctggtcacacccactcagaggaggactttcctactctctcccattgaactccatgttattcaccggccgccaacactttCGGAGTAATAAATGGAGCCAATGGATGCTAAGGGAGGCGTATCCTCCCTGAAATAATTGGCAATAGGTGATAGgtggtgctaatgtccctttacccagggaaacgaacataaCATATActaaggcattaaagtagtcatatttaagggcattaattcattacagtagtctggacAACCTACATTTTTTGAGAGTTCTAATGCATGTACTATGTGTTTTTGGTGGTTCTGAGAGGCTCTTCATGTGGTGTTACCTGGTACAGCTCAATGCCCTGGTCTTAAGGCTCTTCATGTGGTGTTACCTGGTACGGCTCAATGCCCTGCTCTAGAGGCTCTTCATGTGGTGTTACCTGGTACAGCTCAATGCCCTGGTCTTAAGGCTCTTCATGTGGTGTTACCTGGTACGGCTCAATGCCCTGATCTAGAGGCTCTTCGTGTGGTGTTACCTGGTACAGCTCAATGCCCTGCTCTAGAGGCTCTTCGTGTGGTGTTACCTGGTACAGCTCAATGCCCTGCTCTAGAGGCTCTTCGTGTGGTGTTACCTGGTACAGCTCAATGCCTTGGTCTGTGATGAAGACGATCTCATTCCAGTTGGTCCAACAGAAGCCCAGAACACTGGCGTTCTTCATCTACCGGTACGACAACGACACATGAAAGATGAAAGATAAATCCAAATGTGCTTTGAAAAACAAGTATGTGAGAGATAATTATAAATACTAGGCCACGACAGTTCATTCACTCTCAATCCTAAGTGTCAAATGGAAGTGAACAATATCTAAAATCTTTGAAAGTATCATCAGATTTATcttttatatatttaaacaaaagGCCCAATTTCAGAAACTGAGACTTTACAAAACTCTATATATTATAACATCttaaaacaaaaggaaaaggtgAAGAAAATAGGGAAAGGTTTgatcacacacaataacaaggAGGTTCCTTCAGTACCTTGCATTCCTGAGAGAATTCAGTGTGTGGATAATCTGGGATGAAGTTGATGAAGTCCTACACGGGGAAATCAGCGATCAATGACTTTAAACAAAGCAGCTATCAGGGAGTTTGACATCTTCATAGACACATCTTGACTTTGCAAAAAATATTTCATACAATAATGTTTAATTTCTTACACTTTTTCTCTTCATGAATGTGTAGCCTGGCTTCATTTGTAGTGTTTAAAATACTTCACAAAATACTCCATACTCAATATAATATTCTCTAGTCGAATTAAACCAGAGCTTCAGTAACAATGAGAAGTGATCACACatcaacaaaataaacacatttaacaTGCTGTCAGAGCAATGCTCCCGAGTCCTCTCTGGGAGCTGGACAAGAAGGTATGAATCTTAACTCTACGTTGTTAGCGCCTTACGCCATAGCAACATAACTCACTTACCACAGATTTGGAGGTTCTTTGAACAGCCAGTATTTTATTTCCAATGGAGAACTTAATGCACTTGACCTCCCCTTTGTCATCCATTCTGTGGACGAGACCAGCAAATACTGTGACGGCATTTTGGCAAGAGAAAGTTAGCAACCAGCCTACTAACCAGGCACACTGATACAGGGTTAGAGAGATGTAATCCATGCCCACGATCAAATCATGGTTGGAACACGGAAAGGTACCTGAAGGCGATGGAGTTCTTGTCATCTGGGCCTTTAACCACAACCCCGGTTGCACCCCCAGAACGCACTGCAAACACCTGGAGACACATTAACACAGGACCCACCGAGATGAGTGTTAAGCTAGGGTAGACATCTAGAGAAATCAGCCAGAGGCGGCTAGATTTTGAAAGCAAGTCACTTAAAACACACCACTAGCTGGGTAGCTTTGGCAAAAGGTCAGCCTAGCCTTCTGGAGGACAGTAGTCCTGCTCTGAGGGCACCAGGGCGCCTAGCCTTCTGGAGGACAGTAGTCCTGCTCTGAGGGCACCAGGGAGCCTTCTGGAGGACAGTAGTCCTGCTCTGAGGGCACCAGGGAGCCTTCTGGAGGACAGTAGTCCTGCTCTGAGGGCACCAGGGAGCCTTCCGGAGGACAGTAGTCCTGCTCTGAGGGCACCAGGGAGCCTTCCGGAGGACAGTAGTCCTGCTCTGAGGGCACCAGGGAGCCTTCCGGAGGACAGTAGTCCTGCTCTGAGGGCACCAGGGAGCCTTCTGGAGGACAGTAGTCCTGCTCTGAGGGCACCAGGGAGCCTTCCGGAGGACAGTAGTCCTGCTCTGAGGGCACCAGGGAGCCTTCTGGAGGACAGTAGTCCTGCTCTGAGGGCACCAGGGAGCCTTCCGGAGGACAGTAGTCCTGCTCTGAGGGCACCAGGGAGCCTTCTGGAGGACAGTAGTCCTGCTCTGAGGGCACCAGGGAGCCTTCCGGAGGACAGTAGTCCTGCTCTGAGGGCACGAGGGAGCCGTGGAggtggagacacagagggaggacATACAATGGGATGATCGGACGGGCTTGTTACAGCCTGTGACAGCCACAGACACAGTGGCggctcgcctatagagggcACTGGGGCGCCGCCCTCCCTCCGACCTGCCTACATAaatatattctattctatattttttaataatcatTCTAATTTTGAAAAATAATCTATGTTAATTGCATTCaaataatgcatttactttagaatatctttGGAATCCTCCATAATTATATCTTAATTCTCTTTCATGTTCAACTTATCATTTTGGTGAAATAGGTGTCTTCCCTGGGGCTACAGTTTGCACAGCACAACAAGCCTGAATTTTTAGCCAATGGTTCCCCGGTTGCTAAGCAGAATAGTACATAATTTCGCCAATCAGCAACGTCGAATTGAATGGCTAGTGGGCTATAAAAATATAGCCCACAAAACAGTGCACAAAACATCCACTGCACGTAACCGCGCTTTTGCCATTACCTCAGATGAGCAACATGACGACTTtgagtactgctaccactgtttccctgtgagttcagctagccccaaattcagttaagtctttgcttatgaatcccttcgaaagaagaacatttgcagaaaaattgcaagtaaaagaactctatggggtcagaacagtctcattaataatgaatgcacagacaAGGATTCACAaatttattttgtgatttatatataaattactctcttctcacaaatacattacaatgcacacacaaatggatatcggtatgtataaatgtaaaatgtatccataaacaaaaataagttacaCAAGCaaatttctgatccacacacaaatgtgccttgttttaaacaaatgtaatataaatccataaatatatgaattaaaaaaatatttgcaattttcatcaaaatgtatttggatgttgttacatttatatacaaactggtcaacttgaatttacaagacgcttttcatttgtgaacttgtttgcatttgggTGTGAATTGGTCTGTATttattagggctgggtatcacggccaagttcctgaatcgattcgatttcgattctgaaggctttaaatcgattaatcacgattcgattcgattcaatccgaatcggttccatctgctcctagattgaatgataattttcttaaattgtaaggaaatattctttataggctatcatcgttaattcatcactaaaatcattaattgtgactaaaatcttgtagttgtgactgttaattaacatccttagcaagattttacattctattcaacgtgatggcctgcctaattcaatatattaatgaaattatctccatgcaacacactgcaaaagacatgtttttattttgtaggctacataaatgacaatccaggcaactataaacaaaactgcctccatcttcctaaaagatataaatataaccattgtaaagattataccatttaagataaaatattcaagtattataaaactccttaaattcacattttttcaacacatttaaaaaataataataataaaaattaaaaaaaatcgatcTCATGCCCTGTGAATCGATAGCGTGAAATGTAAAcgaaatcgatccaaaatcgattaaatcgatttttttacccaggcctagtatttatatgtggatttttgagactctcctgacgtggctggaatcacaaatgcatttttttcaacaaggaactctctgtagccaatcagatgcctccctcgttttcagccaatcacatgactgcagtgactgggTTTTTACATTGTCGGTGCCGTTTACTAGTTTAACGGCACCGATAATTCCAAAACCCAGTCGAAAATGTGTAGTGTaaaacgtgacgcagctttttcttcttcgccacctagagattgttatgtacgatcattcaaaaagcccatgttattcccatatagacatttgaccgagggaaccgaGAGGCTCGGAGGCTGGACTCAAGGGTCggaactgcagtcatgtgattggctgaaaacgaggattggctacagagagttccttgttgaagaaaatgcatttgtgaatccagccagtcaggagagtctcaaaaatccacataaatacagaccagttcacacacaaatgcaaacaagtccaccttgaaaagcgtcttgtaaattcaagtttTACAGTTTGCATAGAAATGTAACATCCAATGTAACAACAATGCAATTTTGAtaaaaattgcaaatattttttttattcatatatttacattacatttatttaaaacaaggcacatttatgtgtggatcagaaatgtgtttgtgaaacttatttttgtttatggatacattttacatttatacatagcgatatccatttgtgtgtgcattgaaatgtatttgggAGAagaataatttatatataaatcacaaaatacatttgtgaatccttctctgtgcattcattatttatgagactgttctgaccccatagacTCGGACCAGACAAGCCAGAAGTGAACATAacccaacaagcaagagaaaaggatagagcgtacaagagaagtttttccagaGGTTGGTTTGATCGAAaggcttggctaactagctgtgggtaggccaatgcaattttttgctttccttgtatactttttaaaacaagtgcgtgtgatagttcgtggacacagacaggggtgacagacctgaaacatctgtcagaacggataaaaaaaaacctgagcgagcaagagtgcatatgaaaaactgtgtgaagctagccatgctagaggtaagcaacttGTATTTCTGTATTCCACTAGCCTATGTATTTGTTTGCACATTTTTGTATTCAGAGATGTCATTATTAGACATACTATGTATACTGTATGTCTACTGGAGAATGCAGACATTGTCTTTTTTTCCCCACATTTAtgctttttaattattactgtAAGCTTTACTAAGAAATTAACTGGTAGGAGTATGctgattttattgtattgttgaaCTGAGACATGTTTTCTGTGGTTATTATTTCATAAGTCTGTGACACCACTATGAGCCATGCCAAGGGGAGGTTTTCTTTCACAAAGCATCTCAATGAAACCACGGTGGATGCCTATCCCATGCCTATCCTCACCATCTCCTTCCCGTgagatggacactggttgcagaccctcacaacccccccacccccctgtgaggtggacactggttgcagaccctcacaacctccccccacctctttCAAGTGtactacatactgtatatagtcctctgcaaacctatggtgggatCAGGCCTTCAGTATGCATATTGCactgtatgtagtcctctgcaaacctatattggtatcatgccttaagtgtgtcttgaacaaccacacacaaaagtttgcaAATTTACATGAATTTagtggaattcatatttcattgtatttgtataaatgCATACTAACgcagactgtagatatatttgagttaccaacacaatggcttggccgtaacacactcacccattctctctatctctctcactcacacacagagagagagaatgttaccttgtgtgtaattCAGTTTTTGTTGATGTATCTGCACTGCTGAATTCTGCACtgctgaattctacaaggcaaataaattaacttaaaacttagttccctggccccattcgactttgtaagtaaatgttcaatttttcctttattattttgtcagaatgcaccagaatgcttcgtttgtttgtgaaaatcacaaaaaagtATTCAgggggaggatgcccccagacccccctacagggttttggaatgcaaacgttcagccccacctcaaataaattccacaAGCCGCCACTGGACAGTTacccgttttttgttttttgtctaaacaattgatttattgattgctatAGTAGGGATGCAAAGCAAAAATGCTTCCGAAATGAATCGCACAGGGCAATCACAAGTCACTGTGAGCTGTCCAGCAGGCACAGAGAGACATCAACTCTGCTCGCTTTGGTCCGTAAACCAGCAATGCGTCGATATATTCAATCATGTCCTAAGCCTAGGATCTGATCGATATATTCACGGCCACAATATCTGACCGACCATTACTAGCTCAGCGTTAGCCAACCTGCTTGTTTGCTTCGTCGAAGAAGACGTTGTTGACGCTGGACGCATGCTCGAACTGGACTGGGCTCTCGCATAGCTCTAGGTAATGCTCCTCACTCATCGTCCTCTTCAATGTGTTCGTCGTGCAGCTTCAGGACCGTTATAACATCTGTACTGACAGGTAGTGGCTCACTGACACTATGTGCTCATGTGTCAGCCTGTCTTCCGGGTATACGTCGGGTGTCATGTGATGCAAATCACATGATCAATGGCCAGATTTAGTACTGGCGTCCAGCGACAGCGCCAGGACCCGACTACGGCGCCAGCACCCGGCTCCGGCGCCAGGACCCGGCTCCGGCGCCAGGACCCGGCTCCGGCGCCAGGACCCGGCTCCGGCGCCAGGACCCGGCTCCGGTGCCAGGACCTGGCTTCCGTACGTTAACATGCCAATGAATTATGTTGCGCATCGCGCTTATCGTTAATACATAGCCTAGTGTATTAAATGTACAAGTGGCAAGCCAGCATAAATAACCAATTATACTGAAATGGACTAAGTACTTAAAAATGTCCCCATAATCTCAACAGGAAGGTATATATGAGTTTATAAAATGA
This is a stretch of genomic DNA from Gadus macrocephalus chromosome 23, ASM3116895v1. It encodes these proteins:
- the rmc1 gene encoding regulator of MON1-CCZ1 complex isoform X2, which encodes MSEEHYLELCESPVQFEHASSVNNVFFDEANKQVFAVRSGGATGVVVKGPDDKNSIAFRMDDKGEVKCIKFSIGNKILAVQRTSKSVDFINFIPDYPHTEFSQECKMKNASVLGFCWTNWNEIVFITDQGIELYQVFPDKRSVKLIKSQSLSVNWYQYCPETAVLLLSTSGQGNVLQPFVFRNGTLSKMTKFEIELPVVPKPAKLSLSERDIAMATIYGQLYVMYLKHHSRTANSPSAEVVLYHLPREGLCKKSHVLKLNTTGKFALNIVDNLVVVHHQSTQTSLIYDIHLREPDCALNTHQPVLPARSIHPYRIPLTGPVVVPSQPPVPCQLYSSSWSVFQPDIIISASEGYLWYLQVKLPPTVHLQQDKGKLMDFLLRRRDCKMVILSVCSQILEGGERGSLPVVATVFDKLNQVYKEYLEAEQMYTLAMESGPSRNSAAQKRPVRTQAVIDQSDMYTHVLSSFTERKGVCHKFIIAVLMEYIRSLNQSQITVQHYLYELVIKTLVQHNRFYMLHQFLQYHVLSDSKPLACLLLSLESTYPPAHQLSLDMLKRLSTANDEIVEVLLSKQQVLGALRFIRSVVMTTCRPGSSWTRRSRPVTGCCSTPSSGPSSRGTSGSEETPPSTLENTVRNTWSTSSSCLESNP
- the rmc1 gene encoding regulator of MON1-CCZ1 complex isoform X1 → MSEEHYLELCESPVQFEHASSVNNVFFDEANKQVFAVRSGGATGVVVKGPDDKNSIAFRMDDKGEVKCIKFSIGNKILAVQRTSKSVDFINFIPDYPHTEFSQECKMKNASVLGFCWTNWNEIVFITDQGIELYQVFPDKRSVKLIKSQSLSVNWYQYCPETAVLLLSTSGQGNVLQPFVFRNGTLSKMTKFEIELPVVPKPAKLSLSERDIAMATIYGQLYVMYLKHHSRTANSPSAEVVLYHLPREGLCKKSHVLKLNTTGKFALNIVDNLVVVHHQSTQTSLIYDIHLREPDCALNTHQPVLPARSIHPYRIPLTGPVVVPSQPPVPCQLYSSSWSVFQPDIIISASEGYLWYLQVKLPPTVHLQQDKGKLMDFLLRRRDCKMVILSVCSQILEGGERGSLPVVATVFDKLNQVYKEYLEAEQMYTLAMESGPSRNSAAQKRPVRTQAVIDQSDMYTHVLSSFTERKGVCHKFIIAVLMEYIRSLNQSQITVQHYLYELVIKTLVQHNRFYMLHQFLQYHVLSDSKPLACLLLSLESTYPPAHQLSLDMLKRLSTANDEIVEVLLSKQQVLGALRFIRSVGSHDNVSARKFLDAAQQTSDRMLFYTVFRSFQQRNQRLRGNPAFNPGEHCEEHVVHFKQLFGEQSLMKAATV